The segment ACTCGTGGCAGCACTCGGTCTCGGCTTCGTTGGCGCGACCTCGGCTCCGGCCGGCGCGATCGACATCACCTGGGGGCGCACCGTCAGCCGCTGATCTGAGCCAGTTCGTGCCTAGAATGGGCACGCAATGAAGAGCTGGGACACGGACCCCTCAACCCCCCACGAGTTCTGGTCCGCTGGCCTCCCCCACAGGCCCGTCCCGGCACGAGGGCAGCACCTCCACGGAGGTGCTGCCCTCCCCCTTTATTTTCAGCCTGAGGACTCGTCGGTCTCCCGGCCGGAGATGCCGCGCTTGCCCATCTCGTAGCCGAGCTGGAAGCGCGTCTCGACCTCGAACTCGCTCTTCAGGTCGGCGACGTAGGCCGCATAGGTGCGGGGACTGACGCCGAGCCGCTTGGCGCCCGCCGGGTCGGCGCGCCCCTCGAGCAGCATCCGGATGGTCATCGCCCGCTGCTCAGCCGCGATGTCGCGCATCAGCGACGTCTCGCTGCTGGTGAAGGGCCGGGCCCGCTCCCAGTGGCGCTCGAACATGTCGACGAGGTAGGCCACGGTCGACTTGTCGCTGATCACCATCGCCGAGTCGGTGCCTTCGTGGCCGGGGATCACTGCGACGCGCCGGTCGAAGACGAGCAGGCGGTTGAAGAACTCGTCGAGGGTGCGCACCTCCGCGCCGGCGGCGGTGACCGCAGCGACGTAACGGCGGGTGTCGGCCCCCCGTCGCGCGGCGTGCTGGTACAGCGTGCGCACGCGGACGCCTCGCTTGAGCGCCTCGATCTCCTGGGCGCCCGCCTGGCTGAGCCTCTTGATCCCGCGCCGGTACTGCGGCTGGGCGGTGAGCACCTCGTCGCTCGCGTCGCTGGCCAGGGCTGCCAAGTAGTCGTTGATGGTCGCCAACCCGCGGATCTCCGCGAAGGGGGCGCCGACGGCGCTCGGCGAGCGACGCCAGGTCTGGGAGAGCGCGTTGAAGGACTGCGCCCAGTGGGCTGACTCCGCGATCAGCTCCGCGCCCTGTTGACCGAGTGGAGCGACCACGCGGGCCTGGACGGCGGCCGGATCGACGGCCCGCCAGGTCGCGCCGTCCTCGCTCTTCACCACGAGGCCCACCTCGACGAGCAGCTCGAACGCGGCGTGCAGCTCGCCCCCCTCGGCGATGCGCGCATCGGAGGCCTCGATGCCTCCTGACGTCACGATCTCCTCGTAGAGGGGCGACGCGTGCTCCTCGAACACGATCCGCTCATCTGGCCCCAAGGGCATGGCTCACTCCCGCTCGAACGACGTCCCCGTGGTGAGGATGGTGCCACACCAGCCCCAGCAGGCACCGCGAGCAGGCGCTCGACGGCGCCGTGCACCACGCAACGACCCGCCGCCCGGAGCACCGGGACGGCGGGTCGGCGTGGTGTCGTGGCCTCAGGCGTCGAGGCGCGCCTTGAGCGTGTCGAGCTCGCTCCAGAGCACCGCGGGAAGGTCGTCGCCGAACTTCTCGAACCACTCCTGGATCTGCGGCAGCTCGGCCTTCCACTCCTCGGCGTCGACCGCGAGGGCCTGCGCGAGCTCGGCCTCGGAGAGGTCGAGGCCGTCGATGTCGAGCGAACCTGGCGCCGGCACGTGGCCGATGGGGGTCTCGACCGCGGCGGCCTGGCCGTCGATGCGCTCGATGACCCACTTGAGGACGCGGCTGTTCTCTCCGAAGCCCGGCCACAGGAAGCCACCGTCGTCGCCGCGGCGGAACCAGTTGACGTAGAAGATCTTCGGCAGCTTGGCGGCGTCGTTGTCCTTGCCGATGCCCACCCAGTGGCCGAAGTAGTCGCCGGCGTTGTAGCCGATGAACGGCAGCATCGCCATCGGGTCACGGCGTACGACGCCCACGGCGCCGACCGCGGCGGCGGTGGTCTCCGAGGAGAGCGTGGCGCCCATGAACGTGCCGTGGTTCCAGTCGCGGGCCTCGGTCACCAGCGGGATGGTGGTCTTGCGACGGCCGCCGAAGAGGATCGCGTCGATCGGCACGCCCCGCGGGTCGTCGTACTCGTCGGCGAGGATCGAGCACTGCTTGATCGGGGTGCAGTAGCGGCTGTTGGCGTGGCTGGAGAGCTCACCGGTCTCCTCGGCCAGCTCGGGCGTCCAGCGCTCGCCCTTCCAGCTGGTGGCCTCGGCGGGGGTGTTCTCCAGGCCCTCCCACCAGACGTTGCCGTCCGGGGTCAGCGCGACGTTGGTGAAGACCGAGTTGCCCTGGCGGATGGTCTCCATGGCGTGCGGGTTGGTGTGCTCGTTGGTGCCCGGGGCGACGCCGAAGAAGCCGAACTCCGGGTTGACCGCCCACAGGCGGCCGTCCTCGCCGATGCGCATCCAGGCGATGTCGTCGCCGATCGCCTCGACCTTCCAGCCCGGGATGGTGGGCTTGAGCATGGCGAGGTTGGTCTTGCCGCACGCACTCGGGAAGGCCGCGGCGACGTACTTGGTCACGCCCTGCGGGGACGTGAGCTTGAGGATGAGCATGTGCTCGGCGAGCCAGCCCTCGTCGCGCGCCATCACCGAGGCGATGCGCAGCGCGTAGCACTTCTTGCCGAGCAGCGCGTTGCCGCCGTAGCCGGAGCCGAAGCTCCAGATCATCCGCTCCTCGGGGAACTGGACGATGTACTTGGTGTCGTTGCACGGCCACGCGACGTCGGCCTGGCCGGCCTCGAGGGGCATGCCGACGGAGTGGAGGGCGGGCACCCACTTCGGGTCCTCGCCCGCGGTCTCGAGCTCCTCGATGCGGCGCAGCACGTCGGTGCCCATGCGGGCCATGACGCGCATCGACACGGTGACGTAGGCCGAGTCGGTGACCTCGATGCCGAACATCGGGTGGTCCGCCTCGAGGTGGCCCATGACGAACGGGATGACGTACATGGTGCGACCCCGCATGCAGCCGGCGTAGAGCCCGCGCATGAGGTCCTTCATCTTCTCCGGTTCCATCCAGTTGTTGGTGGGTCCGGCGTCACGCTCGGCGACCGAGCAGATGTAGGTGCGGTCCTCGACGCGGGCCACGTCGGTGGGGTCGGAGGCCGCGTGGAACGAGTTCGGCATCACGTCGGGGTTCAGCCGGGTGAACGTGCCCGTCGCCTCGAGGGATGCGGTGAGCTGCGCCCACTCCTCGTCGGAGCCGGTGCACCAGTGGATGGCGTCCGGCTGGGTCAGCTCGGCCACCTCGGTGACCCAGGCCAGGATGCCTGCGTGCGTGGTCGGTGGCGTCGTCTGGGTGTCGATGGTTGCGGTCATGCCGGTTCCTCACAGCTTGCGTCGCGGTCGGTTCGCGCGGCCTCGTTGTCGGCGACTTGTCGCGGACGTTAACGCTCGTGAATCGGCGCACATATTGGATCGATCACAGACTTGTGACCTGCGTCTCGCTACTCGCGCGTACGCCGATGCGGCTGGGCCAGGCGCGTGCCGAGCGTGCCGCCCGTCGGTCCTCCGACCGGGGCGTCGGGGTGGATGCTGCGGGTCTCCGAGCGCCGGTTGCTGGCCGCGAGCCAGTCGCGTAGGTAGAACTTGGGCAGGATCTTGGCCACGGCGAGCGTGACGTAGACGATCGTGTTGATCGCGACGAAGGCCGCCAGCACCGCGATGAAGTCGTTGCGGAGGATGCTGTCGGGCAGCAGCACGCCCATCGGGACGACGAGGCTCGGCATGTCAGTGCTCCGCTCGTGAGCCGGGAGCGGTCTGGACGACGTGCTTCCAGTCCGCCTGCTTGGCCAGGGAGAGGTCCCAGATCCCCTTGAGGTAGACGACGTTGAGGAACATCGCGTAGAAGAGCTCGGGGAAGAGCGAGAGCCCCAGCCACCTGGCCCCCCACCCGCCGCGCCACACCGTCACGACCCGCTCGAGGGTGAAGACGAGGCCGATGCCGATCCAGAACGGGAACCACACCCAGTTCGAGGTCGCCAGGATCATCAGGATGATCAGCAGCAGGTAGGCGGCGAGGGCGATGACGCCGTAGCCGATGCCGAGCTGCTGCATCCAGTAGCGGAAGGTCTGCGGCCGCAGGCCGTAGGCGCCGAGGTTCTCCAGCGCGCCGCGCTGCCAGCGCAGCCGCTGGGCCCACAGGCCGCGCCAGGACGGCATGACCTCGGTGACCACGGTGCACTCGCTCGGCGAGATCATCAGGGCGCCCAGGGTCTTGAGCGCGATCGTGAGCTCGTTGTCCTCGGTCAGGGCGATCGTGTCGTAGACGTCGCCGGGGACGCCGGGCAGGATCTTGCCCCGCTCCTCGGCCACCGCGCGCAGCGCGCGCGGGCGGAACACGGACGCGGTGCCGGTGAGCACGAACACCCGGCCCCGGCGACGACGCAGGTCGCGCTGGTAGCGGGTGTACTCGTTGCGCTGGAACTGGCCGATCAGGCCGAAGCCGTCCTCGCCGTAGAACAGCCCGCCGACCGCCATCAGCGCCCGGTCGTTGGTGAGGCGCTTCGCAGCGCCCTCCAGGAAGCCGGCGTCGAGCGTGGTGTCGGCGTCCATGATCATCACGCAGTCGTTGTCGCCCTGGCCGGGGAGGACCTGCGCGAGCGCCTGGTTGAGGCCGCCGGCCTTCTTGTGCTTGTTGTCGACGGTCTCGTAGACGTCGACGCCGGCCTCGCGGGCCAGCCGCACCGTCCCGTCGCTGCAGTTGTCCGCGACGACCACGATCCGGGCCGGAGGCAGCGACTGCGACTGCAGCGAGGCGAGGGTCTCGGAGATGCAGCCCTCCTCGTTGTGTGCCGGGATGAGGACGGTGATGGTCACCTCTCCGGCGTACTCCCCGCGGGTCTCGGTCATCACGAGCTTGGGTGCGAGGGGCATCCGGTTGCCGTCCTCGCTGCGGCGGGCGCGGGTGAGCAGGCGCCGCTCGACGCCGGCGACACCGGCCGCGAGCAGCAGGGCGACGCCCACGGCGGCGAGCAGCACCCGCGGCGCCGGCATCTCGGTGTCGTAGAAGACCCGCCAGATGCCGAACAGCAGCCCTTCGTCGGGGGCGTGACCCGCCTCCGGGTCCCCCGCTGCGACGGCCACCCACAGGGCACCCGCTCCCAGCGTTGCCAAGCCGATGATCGCCAGGCCCACCGACCGTTGAAGCCACTGCATCTGTCCGGGGTCTCCTTCTCTCCTCGCAGGCGCACACGGCCCGCACCGTTCAGTCGTTCGGAGCCGATCCGACTGCGGATGGCATGAATTCGAGGACGAACTGGTCGAAAGGCACAGGTTTGCCGATCAGGTAGCCCTGCGCGAAGTCGACGCCCTCGTCGCGGCACACCTGCAGGATCTCCGGCTCGGAGACGAACTCGGCGACCGTCCGCTTGCCCAGGTCGCGCGCGATGCCGACGATCGAGCGCATGATCGTCCGGTCGACCGCGGACTCGTGGACGTGGGCCACGAACTCCCCGTCGATCTTCACGTAGTCGAAGAACAGGTGCTTGAGGTAGTAGAACGAGCCGAACCCGGCGCCGAAGTCGTCGAGCGCGAAGGCGCAGCCGAGCTCGGTCATCCTCTCGGCGAACGTCCTCGCCAGCGCGACGTCGGCGACCGCCGCGGTCTCGGTGATCTCGAGGATGAGCGCCGCCGGGTCGACGCCGTGCTTCGCCAGCGAGCCGACGATCGCCTTCTCGATCTCAGGGTTGCCGATCGAGTGGCCCGACAGGTTGACCTCGAACTCGAACGACGGGTCGTGGTCGCGGCGCATCCGGGCCAGCAGCTCGAGGCTCTTGTCGACGACCCAGGCGTCGACCTGCGGCATCAGCCCGACCCGCTCGGCGATGTAGACGAACCGGGACGGCGGGACCAGCTCACCCTCGTCGCGCAGCCGCAGCAGCACCTCGGCGGAGCTGATCCGACCGCTGGCGATGTCCATGATGGGCTGGAGGTGCAGCTCGAAGCGGTCCTCGGCGAGCGCCGCCTCGATGCGGCTCTGCCACTGCAGCCGGGCGGCGGTGCGGGGGCCGCGCTCGTCGCCCTCGGACAGCACGACCACCTGGTTGCGGCCGGCCTCCTTGGCGTCGTACATCGTCATGTCGGCGAGGGCGAGCACGTCGGCGGCGTGCTCGGCGGCGGCCCGGAACGTCACCGCTCCTACGCTGGCGGTCACGCGCCGCGCGACCCCGTCGAGGGTCGCGGCGTGGGTGGCGATGCGGTCGACGACGAGGCCGGCCACCCGCGCGGCGTCGGACTGCTCGCAGTCGGTGAGCAGGACGGCGAACTCGTCGCCGCCGAGGCGGGCGACGACGTCGGTGCTGCGGATCGAACGACGCAGCAGCCCGGCGATGGTGACGAGGAGCTGGTCGCCGGCGTTGTGGCCGAGCGTGTCGTTGACCTGCTTGAAGTTGTCGAGGTCGAGCAGCAGGAGCGCCCCGGTGGGACCGTGGCGCCGGCAGCGGTCGAGGTGCCGGTCGAGCTCGCTCTCGAAGCGGCGACGGTTGGCGAGCCCGGTGAGGACGTCGTGGTCGGCGAGGTGGGCGAGGCGGTCGAGGTAGCGCCGCCGGTCGGAGATGTCGACGACGTTGACCATCACGATCTCGCCCATCTGCGCGTCACCGACGACGGTGCTGCTCAGGGACACGCTGACGTCGTTGCCGCCGGAGTCACGGAAGTTGCACTCCGACTGCAGGGACTCGCCGCGGTAGAGCATCAACCGCCCCAGGTGGTCCTCGATCCTGGTCTCGCCCGGGCTCTCGAAGTCGGCGAGGCGGTGGCCCACCATGTCGGGCGGGTCGAGGCCCACGAGCACGGCCATCGCGATGTTGACGCGGATGATGGACCCGGAGGGGTCGAGGAGGGCCACCCCGTGCGGGGCGTCGTCGAAGAGCTTCTCGACCCGCTCGTTGGAGACGCGGGCGCGACGGCTCTGCCGCTCGAGGTCACGCACGATCCGCTGCAGGACGGGCGCGATGACGAGCGCGACGGCGCCCCACATCAGCGCCCGGCGCCAGTCGCCGAAGGTGTAGTCGGGCGGCCCGATCAGCACCACCGGGAGGACGAGGGTCGCGACCGCCAGGCCGCTGGCGATCCAGAGCTGGTGCGGCGTGCCCGTGATCGCTATCCAGAGGATCGGGAGGAGGAGCAGCACCGTCATGCCCGATGACGAGCCGCCGCTGCTCGCACCGGCAGCGTCGTTCACCAGGGCTGCGTAGGGGAAGAGCAGGTAGGCGGGCAGTGGATCGAGCCAGGTGCGTTCCTGCTGACGGCGGCTGACGACGTAGAGCACGACGACCAGCGCCAGCAGGACCGCTGCGAGGCCGGCCACCCACCAGGGCCGGTCGTAGGGCGGCAGGAGCACGGTGACGAGGCCGAGCGCCGCCACGATGCCGAAGGGCACGGCCAGGGCAGGGCCGCCTCGCCTGAGGTCGGACGCTGCGGACCCCGGCGCGGCTGTCCCCGAGAAACGACGTCGCACGACACCACCCTAGTGGCGCGTCCGACGTCGCGAGGCTCAGTCCGCGGAGTCGAGATCGCCGGCGACGCGGCGGTGGGCCTCCCAGATCTCCTCGGGCATCCGGTCGAACTGGGACAGGTGCTCCTCGCGGAAGCCCATCTCCTGCTGCCACCGCTCCTTGTCGATCGTCAGGATCCGCTCGAGGTCGGCGGCCGGGACGTCCATCCCGGCGAGGTCGAGCTCGGCCTCCGTCGGCAGGATGCCGACGGCCGTCCGCCGGCCCTCCACCTCGCCGTTGCGCAGCTGCAGCAGCCACAGCAGCGGGCGCAGGTTGTCGCGGTAGCCGGGCCAGAGGAAGTGCCCGTCGTCCGGGTCCTTCTGGAACCAGTTGACGTGGGCGAAGATCGGCTGGTCCTTCGCCGCGCCGACGATGTCGAGGTAGTGGCGCGCGTAGTCGCCCTCGCCATAGGCCATGAAGGGGCGGTTGGACATCGGGTCGTAGCGCAGCTGGCCGTCGACGCCCTCGGCGGCGAAGGTGGCCTCGGCGCCGAGCGTCAGGCCGTCGTACACGCCCTCGGCGAGGTCGGTGATCGCCCGGATCAGCGGCTCGCGGTCGCTGGTGCGCCCGCCGAAGATGATCGCGTCGATCGGCACGCCGACGGGCGCGTCGTAGTCGGGCGCGATGTTGGGCACGTTGGCGAGAGTGGTCGTGAAGCGGCTGTTGGGGTGGGCCCAGGCCGCGGTGTCGTTGTCCTTGCGGTCGGCCAGCGGCGAGCCGGTCCAGTCGAGCCAGCCGCGGACGTCGGTCGGCGGCTTGGGCGTCTTGCCCTCCCACCACACCTCACCGGTGCTCGGGTTGTAGGCGACGTTGGTGAAGATCGCCCGCGAGCCCTCGCCGATGGAGTCCAGGGCGTTGGGGTTGGTCGTCTCGTTGGTGTCCTTGGCGACGCCGAAGACGCCATACTCCGGGTTCATGCCCATCAGCCGGCCGGACTCCTCGTCGACCCACAGCCACGCGATGTCGTCGCCGTAGAACGACACGTGGTAGCGCTCGCCCAGCGCATCCGGGGCCGCCATCATCGCCAGGTTGGTCTTGCCCGACGCGCTCGGGAAGCCGCCGCAGACGTGGTAGGTCCGCCCCGTCTCCTTGTCGTGGATGCCGATCAGCATGTACTGCTCGGCGAGGAACTTCCTGCTCGCCCAACCGTCGTACGCACCCTGCCGCAGGCCGTGCGCGATCTTGCCGAGCAGCGCGTTGCCGCCGTACGACGACCCGAAGTGCAAGATGGTGCGCTCGTCGGCGACCGTGACGAAGTAGCGCTGGTCGTCGGGCGTGCCCTGGCCGAGGTGCTCGAGGTCGCCGGTGACGTGGACGGCCCGGACGAACGAGTCGGGGTCCTCGAGGTCGTTGACGAACTGCACGCCGACGCGGGCCATCCGGATCATGTGGAGGACGACGGTGCGGGTGTCGGTGAGCTCGACCCCGGCGGCCCACGGAGCGAGCTCGTTGCCGGGAGGCGCCATCAGGTAGGGGATGACGTACATCGTCTTGCCCTCGGACGCGCCGCGCATCCGGTCGTGGAGCATCGGCTTCATCTCCGAGGCCGGACGCCAGTTGTTGTAGACGCCGCGGTCCGACTCGTTGTTCGTCGCGACGATGGTGCGCTCCTCGGAGCGAGCGGTGTCCTTGTAGTAGCTGCGGGAGTAGTAGCGGCCCTCGCCGGCCATCTGCAGCTCACCGGCCGCCACGGCCTCCTCGAGGAGACGTGCGTCGTCGGAGGCGTTGACCAACTCGACGTGCTCGGCGCCCGTCAGCTCGGCGTACTCCTTCACGAACTCTCGGACCTTCGGGTTGGTCAGCCCGGCCTCGTCCATCACTGCCTCGAGATCTGCCATCGCGCTCCCTCTCGTCGTGCGGCGGTGCCTCGCCGCTGTGCGGGTGCTAGGCACGATAGGGCACCGTCGCGGTGCGCGACGGGGCCGGAAGTCCCGACTCGGCGACGAAGGTCCCAGCCGCGCGACCGGTCCCCTGATTTCGTCCGTCCGCAGTGCGTCGGCTATTCTCGACCAGTCCTCGCAGCCGCATCGGCCGCACGGGACGAGCGCCTGTAGCTCAACGGATAGAGCATCTGACTACGGATCAGAAGGTTTGGGGTTCGAATCCCTACAGGCGCGCAAGACACGAAACCGCAGGTCAGCGCCCCTGACCTGCGGTTTCGTCCGTCTTGGGCCTCGTACCGGCGCGCGTCATCGCTCGGCTGTCGGCGTCGCGCTGGCGATGGGGACTCCATGGGGACAGCGCCCCGCGCTCGGCTCCTCGCATCCAGTCGAAGAATGTCTTGCTCAACCGGTCACAGCGCCGTTTCGGGCTACCGATACCGGGCCAGTGAACGACAACGACGCCCCCGAGACGACCCGCCCCGAGTACCCGGGTCTGATCAGCATCGCACGCTTGGCCGAGTGGCTGGGGGTGTCCGACCACGCGGTCAAGAAGTGGGTGCAGGCCGGCCCGACCTCCAAGAAGATCCCGCCCTACTTCCGGATCAACGGTCAGGTCCGGTTCGATCCCGCCGACGTCCAGGACTGGCTCGACAAAAAGGCCGTCCGATGAGCACCTGGGGCGTGTACGGCATTCGGGGTCGGCTCGCGAACGGCACCGAGACGGACTCATCCGACAAGCGAGCGAAGGCGTACTTCATCCGGTGGCGTGTCGACGGGGTGAGGAAGCGGCGCACCTTCCGACAGAAGGGCCACGCCACAACCTTCCGCGATGAGTTGGAGAAGGCCCGCCTGTTCGCCTGGGCCGCCGATGAGCGCGGCTGGCCGGTCGACCCGTCGCGGCCAGTCCAGCCCACGATGTCCGAACAGCCTGACGCTGCCGGAGGCATGAAGCCGGGGCACTGGATGAGCCACACTCTGGAGTCCTACGTGTGGGAGGTCTGGTGGCCGACGCTGACGAAGACGCTCGGCGACAAGAACCGCCTCGGCCATCGCCGCAACGCCGAGGTTGCTGTCGAACTCCTCAGGTACGCCGCTGGCGATCGGCGGCTCGACTCGCGACACCTAGCAGGAGCATCGATCTCCCTGAGTCACCTGGTCGCAGACGACCTCAAGGCCGCAGTCGTGGCGAGGCGCTCGATCAACGGCCGCACGGCGGCGGTGAACCGCAGGCGCATAGAGGCGGCGAAGTCCTCCGGTCAGGATGTGACGGACCTTGAGTTGAGCCCGGAGGTGGCCTCGATCACCACAGTTCGGTCCTTCGCCGTCACCCTCGGCATGATCGTCAAGGCCGCGGCCGAGAGCAAGCATGTCCCGGCCGATCTGATGAACGGCGTCATGGCCCTGGCCCCCAAGCCGCAGGCGGCCCGACTCAGCGCCCGACTGGTTCCCAACATCGATGAGGTGTTCGAGCTCAGTGCAGCAATTGCCTCGCTTGGTCCCAAGATGATGGACGGTCGACCGACGGGCGAAAGATTCCGCAGCCTGATTCTGGCTGCCGGCACCCTCGGCCCCCGACCCGGCGAGCTGGTCGCGCATCGCCCAGAGTGGACCACGTGTGCAGGTCGCGGACTCGTCCGGTTCCACCGGACAGAGGCAGCGGTCTACGACACGAAAGAAGGTTCGGCTGGTCGACGTGATCGGGAACTCAAGCACAGGCTGCCTGATGACTATCGGGACATCCCTGTCCTCGACGAAGTCGCTGAGGCACTGCAACTTCATCTTGAGCGCGGCTACGGCAGCGTCGAGCGCACGTGGCTGAGCCCGACCGGCCGCGGGCACCTCGATTGGGGCAACGTCGATGAGAAGTACTGGCGACCAGCGCTGGTGAAGGTCTTCGCCGGCACGAGCAAGCACGCGCTCGTGCACGCGTCGCCCAAGATTCTTCGGAAGGCTGCTATCACGTGGTGGCTGGAGCGAGGCGTGGCGCCGGCTGTCGCCGCTGAGTGGGCAGGCCACACCGAGGAGGTCATGCAGATTTACTACGCGAGCCGCTCGTCGCAGACGTGGGCGACCGAGGCACAGATGCTTCGGCGATCGCGGGAGGCCTGATGGTCTCGACCGTCGGTCCTTCGCGACGACCGACGCGTGTCCAGACCTTCGCGGTACGAGCGAAGATGGGCCCGTGATGAACCATCAGGCAGACATGAGCATTCCGCCCCTCCGGCTTCGGTACTTCTCTGCTGAAGACGTCATCCTCGACCTGGCATGGTCTGACGACCCCAACGACGAAGACCCCCTGTCCATTGCATTCCTTGCCAAGAACGCCACCAACTATCAGGTTGTTGATGAGCGCTGGGACGTCGAGGATCCGACCGATCCAGAGAATGACGAGTACCCGCCTAACACCCCCTCCGTGTTGAGCGAGGTCGACTTCGTGCGTTGCGCGGTCAGCCACTGGCAGCGAGTTCACCCGAGAATGCCGCGCTTCACCGAGGCTGAGCTAGAGACGCCCTACTTCATGGCTGCTCTCGGCAACGTTCGGGGTGCGTTGTCGCTGCTCGTCAAGAGCCGACCGGGGACCTGTTCCTTCGTAGTGGAAGAGCGCCCCTACTAGTCCTCCGGCGACCACCGGGGAGGGAACCAACGGACGACGGGACGTCCGTCGGAACCCAGAATCCAGAGACGAATCCCCTTGACCGCGTCCTCTCCGTACTCCGCCACCAGTTCGCCGTAGGCGGCCTCGACGTCACGCACGAAGGCCAGGAACGGCCTCCCTGGCAGGGCCAGATCAGCGGGATCGTCGACGAAGCCCAGGAGGTCGGAGGCGACCGCGCCATCCTCGTCGCGCTTGAACGCCGTCACCGTACGAGTGGTCACGTCGTCGTACCACTTGCCATCTACCGCATGCTCAGCAGCTTCCCAGCCCATCCAACGCTGCAGGGACCGAAGGTGGGACTCGAAGTGCGTTCTCATCAACGCGCGCTGCGGACCAAGGCGATCGTCCGTAAGTGGTCCACCTTCGAAGACGGTCGTGACAACTGCGGACACCTCGTGCGGATCGAGGTTGGGGGCGTACGCGCTTGCCCGCGAAGCGACATCTGTCAGCGCCCGGCCCACAAGGCGCAGTACAGCCAACGGCGTCGCACCTCGGACTGGGTGATCAGTGTCCAGGTCCGCCAGCTCGCGGGCCAGGTCGTCGATGCCACGACGGACTGCAGCGATCGCGCTGTTGAGGTTGTCGTTCCGCGAGCCAGCGGAACTGTCGTTGGCGCCCCCCGCCGCGCGGCCAGCCGCAGTGCCCGCCTCATCGATGTTCACGCGTTGACGGTATCGATCGTTCTGCGCCTGCTCGAACCGAGGTGGTCCCGCCGGCCCCTTGCTTCAGAGACCTGCGGATCGCTCACCCGCTGGATCGGACGGCCAGGACAACACCACGGTCTCTCGTGGCGCCTCTGGCCTGAGTGCCCGAATAAGTGCGTACAGCAACTGCTCGACAGCAGGCGTGGGGAGATCGTCTCGACGGTCGGCAGGCCTGCTGCCTGAGTCGGAGCAGGGGGCGCCACAAGGAGTGGCGTCCGTCTGGCGGCGGGGCGCCACATACCGGTCCACGGTATTGGAGGCGTGCGGCTGGCGACCGACCGCGGTCGGATGCTCTTCGTTATCCGGGAGCGCCCAGACGTGGGCTCGACGGCGGCCTGTCTTTGGGCCCCCAGGCGCCCCCCTCTCGACTTGGACGAGAAGGCCCTTGGCCAGCAACCTGCGCTGAGCGGTGTCGAGGGCAGTCTTGCCCAGCCCTGTGGCATCGACGAAGTCCTGTCGCGGAATCGCCCTCTGGACGGAGCCAGTCTCGGCCAGCCTATGGCGCACGTGATCGAGAACCAGTCGTTCGGCAGGCGTCAGTTCTACCTCCGCGAGATCCCGCGCTGACTGCTCCTGGCGCCTCTGTGCGACATGAGACAAATCGCTCGTGTTCCAGGCCGGGGTCTTCGAGATGTTGGCCTGAGCCTGTTCCCAGGCTTTGTAGAGGTGCTCGACCGTCTGTCTTCTGCCGCGGGCCTTGGAGTTCTTGAGGCTCGCTTGCGTCCCAAGACGACTCCTGGGGTCGAGGACGAGCTCGACGAAGTCCGGTGCGGCCCAGTTTCGGTTCGCGGCGCTCATCGCGGTGGAGACGAGTGCACTCCACACGGCTCGGTCGTGGCCTCGTTGCC is part of the Nocardioides cavernae genome and harbors:
- a CDS encoding phosphoenolpyruvate carboxykinase (GTP) — translated: MTATIDTQTTPPTTHAGILAWVTEVAELTQPDAIHWCTGSDEEWAQLTASLEATGTFTRLNPDVMPNSFHAASDPTDVARVEDRTYICSVAERDAGPTNNWMEPEKMKDLMRGLYAGCMRGRTMYVIPFVMGHLEADHPMFGIEVTDSAYVTVSMRVMARMGTDVLRRIEELETAGEDPKWVPALHSVGMPLEAGQADVAWPCNDTKYIVQFPEERMIWSFGSGYGGNALLGKKCYALRIASVMARDEGWLAEHMLILKLTSPQGVTKYVAAAFPSACGKTNLAMLKPTIPGWKVEAIGDDIAWMRIGEDGRLWAVNPEFGFFGVAPGTNEHTNPHAMETIRQGNSVFTNVALTPDGNVWWEGLENTPAEATSWKGERWTPELAEETGELSSHANSRYCTPIKQCSILADEYDDPRGVPIDAILFGGRRKTTIPLVTEARDWNHGTFMGATLSSETTAAAVGAVGVVRRDPMAMLPFIGYNAGDYFGHWVGIGKDNDAAKLPKIFYVNWFRRGDDGGFLWPGFGENSRVLKWVIERIDGQAAAVETPIGHVPAPGSLDIDGLDLSEAELAQALAVDAEEWKAELPQIQEWFEKFGDDLPAVLWSELDTLKARLDA
- a CDS encoding glycosyltransferase family 2 protein, producing MQWLQRSVGLAIIGLATLGAGALWVAVAAGDPEAGHAPDEGLLFGIWRVFYDTEMPAPRVLLAAVGVALLLAAGVAGVERRLLTRARRSEDGNRMPLAPKLVMTETRGEYAGEVTITVLIPAHNEEGCISETLASLQSQSLPPARIVVVADNCSDGTVRLAREAGVDVYETVDNKHKKAGGLNQALAQVLPGQGDNDCVMIMDADTTLDAGFLEGAAKRLTNDRALMAVGGLFYGEDGFGLIGQFQRNEYTRYQRDLRRRRGRVFVLTGTASVFRPRALRAVAEERGKILPGVPGDVYDTIALTEDNELTIALKTLGALMISPSECTVVTEVMPSWRGLWAQRLRWQRGALENLGAYGLRPQTFRYWMQQLGIGYGVIALAAYLLLIILMILATSNWVWFPFWIGIGLVFTLERVVTVWRGGWGARWLGLSLFPELFYAMFLNVVYLKGIWDLSLAKQADWKHVVQTAPGSRAEH
- a CDS encoding TrmB family transcriptional regulator: MFEEHASPLYEEIVTSGGIEASDARIAEGGELHAAFELLVEVGLVVKSEDGATWRAVDPAAVQARVVAPLGQQGAELIAESAHWAQSFNALSQTWRRSPSAVGAPFAEIRGLATINDYLAALASDASDEVLTAQPQYRRGIKRLSQAGAQEIEALKRGVRVRTLYQHAARRGADTRRYVAAVTAAGAEVRTLDEFFNRLLVFDRRVAVIPGHEGTDSAMVISDKSTVAYLVDMFERHWERARPFTSSETSLMRDIAAEQRAMTIRMLLEGRADPAGAKRLGVSPRTYAAYVADLKSEFEVETRFQLGYEMGKRGISGRETDESSG
- a CDS encoding putative bifunctional diguanylate cyclase/phosphodiesterase, coding for MRRRFSGTAAPGSAASDLRRGGPALAVPFGIVAALGLVTVLLPPYDRPWWVAGLAAVLLALVVVLYVVSRRQQERTWLDPLPAYLLFPYAALVNDAAGASSGGSSSGMTVLLLLPILWIAITGTPHQLWIASGLAVATLVLPVVLIGPPDYTFGDWRRALMWGAVALVIAPVLQRIVRDLERQSRRARVSNERVEKLFDDAPHGVALLDPSGSIIRVNIAMAVLVGLDPPDMVGHRLADFESPGETRIEDHLGRLMLYRGESLQSECNFRDSGGNDVSVSLSSTVVGDAQMGEIVMVNVVDISDRRRYLDRLAHLADHDVLTGLANRRRFESELDRHLDRCRRHGPTGALLLLDLDNFKQVNDTLGHNAGDQLLVTIAGLLRRSIRSTDVVARLGGDEFAVLLTDCEQSDAARVAGLVVDRIATHAATLDGVARRVTASVGAVTFRAAAEHAADVLALADMTMYDAKEAGRNQVVVLSEGDERGPRTAARLQWQSRIEAALAEDRFELHLQPIMDIASGRISSAEVLLRLRDEGELVPPSRFVYIAERVGLMPQVDAWVVDKSLELLARMRRDHDPSFEFEVNLSGHSIGNPEIEKAIVGSLAKHGVDPAALILEITETAAVADVALARTFAERMTELGCAFALDDFGAGFGSFYYLKHLFFDYVKIDGEFVAHVHESAVDRTIMRSIVGIARDLGKRTVAEFVSEPEILQVCRDEGVDFAQGYLIGKPVPFDQFVLEFMPSAVGSAPND